The proteins below are encoded in one region of Paenisporosarcina cavernae:
- a CDS encoding YerC/YecD family TrpR-related protein encodes MQVNKIRGHQTDQLFKAVLELKDLEECYRFFDDICTISEIQSLAQRFEVAHLLRLKKTYEVIKNETGASTATISRVRRCFDYGNDTYDEMLGRLYPDEKPFQAPKEK; translated from the coding sequence ATGCAAGTAAATAAAATAAGAGGTCATCAAACGGACCAACTTTTTAAAGCCGTGTTGGAATTAAAAGATTTAGAAGAATGTTACCGCTTTTTTGACGATATATGCACAATCAGTGAAATCCAATCACTCGCACAACGTTTTGAAGTCGCACATTTGTTGCGCCTAAAGAAAACATACGAAGTGATTAAAAACGAAACTGGCGCAAGCACAGCTACCATTTCACGCGTACGCCGCTGTTTCGATTATGGGAATGATACATACGATGAAATGCTCGGTCGATTGTATCCAGAT
- a CDS encoding DUF3048 domain-containing protein → MKKLGIGLFVVLLIATGCNKKEETEKPVVAPIEEEVVIDEPAAEEPEMLPYVEPFTGVRVENEPTTRPVLVTINNHPDARPQSGIADADMVYEMIAEGGVTRFLALFQSELPEEIGPVRSARDYFIEIAKGLDAFYVAHGYSPDAQRLLRAGVVDNINGMQYDGSLFTRSSERRAPHNSYTSANQILDGFDRTNAEKEIRETPPYSYYDSAEGAKIGDLASVIDVRYGGSEAFHNMYTYDPVLHTYERKSGGILTTDKATLEKVALSNVIFFEVNHSTIDKAGRQQLDLTSGGQAYLFQAGVMKEVEWQSIDGVLVPMDDGLPAKLVPGKTWIHLIPSKPGLESMVSYTP, encoded by the coding sequence ATGAAAAAATTGGGGATAGGTTTGTTTGTTGTGTTGTTAATAGCTACAGGGTGCAATAAAAAAGAAGAGACAGAAAAGCCTGTAGTAGCGCCAATCGAAGAAGAAGTGGTAATAGACGAGCCGGCAGCAGAAGAACCGGAAATGTTGCCATACGTGGAGCCTTTTACTGGTGTAAGAGTGGAAAACGAGCCGACTACTCGTCCAGTATTAGTGACAATCAATAATCATCCCGACGCTCGTCCGCAGTCCGGTATAGCGGATGCAGATATGGTGTACGAGATGATAGCAGAAGGCGGCGTCACTCGTTTCCTTGCTTTATTTCAAAGTGAACTACCAGAAGAAATTGGACCGGTTCGAAGTGCACGAGATTATTTCATTGAAATTGCAAAGGGCCTGGATGCATTTTACGTTGCACATGGCTATAGCCCGGATGCTCAACGTCTTTTACGTGCTGGGGTCGTCGACAATATAAACGGGATGCAATATGATGGGTCGTTGTTTACACGCTCCAGTGAACGACGAGCTCCGCATAATTCCTATACATCTGCCAATCAAATTTTAGACGGTTTTGATCGCACGAATGCGGAGAAAGAAATTCGTGAAACACCTCCTTATTCGTACTATGATTCTGCAGAGGGTGCAAAAATTGGTGACCTAGCTTCGGTTATCGATGTTCGATACGGAGGATCCGAGGCATTTCACAACATGTATACGTACGATCCTGTTCTGCACACGTACGAACGTAAATCGGGTGGAATTTTAACGACCGATAAAGCAACACTTGAAAAAGTGGCGCTTTCCAACGTGATTTTCTTCGAGGTGAATCATTCCACCATTGACAAGGCTGGACGACAACAGCTAGATTTAACTTCAGGTGGACAAGCTTACTTGTTTCAAGCGGGAGTGATGAAAGAAGTAGAATGGCAGTCAATAGATGGCGTTCTAGTTCCGATGGATGATGGATTGCCAGCAAAATTAGTGCCAGGAAAAACATGGATTCATCTCATTCCAAGCAAGCCAGGACTCGAAAGTATGGTATCGTATACACCATAA
- a CDS encoding adenine deaminase C-terminal domain-containing protein has translation MQAPAWKIDEIREQIQIIDGKKSPSMLVKNATYLHSVFKTWERGNIWIDGDRIVYVGPELPLVLDGTEIIDATPFKIVPGYIEPHVHPFQLYNPQTFGQYAASRGTTTFLADNLMLFLSLENESVFELLDELKKQPFTYYWWARFDSQTVLANEDELFHSRSIGDWLERPDVLMGGELTGWTRLLAGDDQMLYWLQMAKRKGKKIEGHFPGASDKTLTRMRLFGADGDHESMTVEEVERRLRHGYGVTLRHSSIRPDLPHLLKSIVEKGWNVFDHLMMTTDGSTPSFHLDGVMDKCIQAALDAGVSPIDAYQMASYNAARYYNMSHLHGMVATGRIAHLNFLSSENEPTPVRVLASGQWLKTEEGVAPIQEKMDWSVLGTLELDFELVEDDFDFSMPLGIEMVNDVITKPYAVSTNLGENSLPKDTEELFLMLVDRKGKWHVNTIIKGFGSSIEGFASSYSNTGDIILIGKSKSAMKAAFDSLKERKGGIVLLENGEVVTHLPLAIDGSLSDQPFEVLVEQELALKEELTKRGFRHGDAIYTLLFLQSTHLPYVRITQKGLYDVMKKEVLIPSFMRTGG, from the coding sequence ATGCAAGCACCCGCATGGAAAATTGATGAAATAAGAGAACAAATTCAAATTATTGATGGCAAAAAGAGTCCATCGATGTTAGTGAAAAACGCAACGTATTTACATAGTGTCTTCAAGACATGGGAGAGGGGGAATATCTGGATCGACGGCGATCGTATCGTGTATGTCGGACCAGAGCTTCCTCTTGTTTTAGATGGAACGGAAATTATCGACGCCACTCCTTTCAAAATCGTTCCGGGATATATCGAACCACATGTTCACCCCTTCCAATTATATAATCCTCAAACATTCGGTCAGTATGCAGCTTCCCGAGGTACGACCACATTTTTAGCCGATAATTTGATGCTTTTTTTAAGTCTGGAGAATGAAAGCGTTTTCGAGCTACTGGATGAGTTGAAAAAGCAACCATTTACGTACTATTGGTGGGCAAGATTTGATTCTCAAACAGTTCTTGCTAATGAAGATGAATTGTTTCATTCGAGGTCAATAGGCGACTGGTTAGAGCGCCCTGATGTGTTAATGGGTGGGGAGTTAACCGGTTGGACAAGGTTGCTCGCAGGCGATGATCAGATGCTATATTGGTTACAAATGGCAAAACGAAAAGGCAAGAAAATTGAAGGTCATTTTCCTGGTGCATCCGATAAAACATTAACTAGAATGCGATTATTCGGTGCTGACGGAGATCATGAATCGATGACGGTAGAGGAAGTGGAAAGACGTCTCCGTCACGGCTATGGTGTCACGTTACGACATTCTTCTATTCGTCCAGATTTACCGCACCTTTTAAAAAGTATTGTGGAAAAAGGATGGAATGTATTCGATCATTTAATGATGACAACAGACGGATCAACGCCTTCTTTTCATTTAGACGGGGTAATGGATAAGTGTATTCAAGCCGCTCTAGATGCTGGCGTTTCCCCAATTGATGCCTATCAAATGGCTTCCTATAATGCGGCGCGTTATTATAATATGTCTCACTTGCATGGCATGGTAGCGACTGGTCGTATCGCACATTTGAACTTTTTATCTTCGGAGAATGAACCAACTCCTGTTCGAGTTTTAGCCTCAGGACAATGGCTGAAAACCGAAGAAGGAGTTGCACCAATCCAAGAAAAAATGGACTGGTCGGTCCTTGGAACGCTTGAACTCGATTTCGAATTAGTAGAAGACGATTTTGACTTTTCGATGCCGCTTGGTATTGAAATGGTCAATGACGTTATCACAAAACCGTATGCAGTATCGACGAATTTGGGTGAAAATTCATTACCAAAGGATACTGAAGAACTATTTTTAATGCTAGTAGACCGAAAAGGAAAATGGCATGTGAACACCATTATAAAAGGCTTTGGAAGCTCCATCGAAGGGTTTGCGTCGTCATATTCGAATACGGGAGATATTATCTTAATTGGAAAAAGCAAATCCGCCATGAAAGCAGCGTTCGATTCGCTGAAAGAGAGAAAAGGTGGAATCGTCTTGCTTGAAAATGGCGAAGTGGTCACGCATTTGCCACTCGCAATTGATGGTAGCTTGTCTGATCAACCGTTTGAGGTGTTAGTCGAACAAGAACTTGCGTTAAAAGAAGAATTGACGAAACGAGGTTTCCGTCATGGTGACGCGATTTACACGTTGTTATTTTTGCAATCGACGCATCTACCATATGTTCGAATCACGCAAAAAGGGTTATACGACGTTATGAAAAAAGAAGTGCTCATTCCATCATTCATGCGTACGGGGGGATAA